From the genome of Dermochelys coriacea isolate rDerCor1 chromosome 1, rDerCor1.pri.v4, whole genome shotgun sequence:
CCAGAGTTGAATTTGGCTGTCTGGACCTTTGTCttttatgtattttgttttattttgttggggtgtgtgtgtgtgtgcctttgtgtgtgtgttaaactgACACACAGAGTTCCAAATGAAGAAGCCTCAATttactttatttcttcttttttaggTAAAGAAGATGAATTTCCAAAGAAGCCATTGGGACAAATTCCATTGGAACCTCAGCCTGCCATGCTTAATCTTACTCGTATGCTCAATGGACAGAGCAACACTAGTATTTCAAGAACACAGACAGCAAGAAGGACAGAAAGGAGACTATctcctgaaaaagtacaagaaaatTCACCAAATAACCGAAGAAGAATTAATTTACTGGAAAGGAAGccttctttaaaacaacaaaagcctGGACCAGTAGACCAGAGTGGGCTATCTAAGAATGACgtaaatatcagaaaaaagcCTCAGTCAACAGTACAAGACAATTCTAGACAATATAACAATGCAGCTGCTAACCAAAATTCTAATGCTACTTCAGATTCAAGAAGGGAATTTGTACCTAAATGGAATAAACCTTCAGATATCAAAGTTATTGAAAAGACTACAAAACTTACTGTGGAGATAAAAGGTAGGTCAGTAAACCATGCTATTTCAGGTACGCCACCAAGTCCTGGTAAATCACAGCCATTGAATGTAAAGCAAAAGATGAGAGATTTGGATGTTGATGAAGGTAAGCGAGGGTCTAACGCATCGCAGTATGACAATATTCCAGGTGTTGACCATGAGAATCCTGTTGAGGAGATGCTAGAAAGAGCTCATCCGCAAATTCCCAGGAATGTAACATACTCTAGTAGTCCTAGAAAGCAAGGTGCAAAAATTCCTGGCCCACTAAAAATATCCAACAATTATGCCATCAGTTCCCAACCGAGAAGCCCAAGATATTCATCTCAGTCTGATGGGTCAGATCACAGATCAAGTGTTAAACAACCACCACCATCTTATAGTAACCCATCTATGTACCATGGAAACACTCCAAAGCATGCCTCCAGCGCAATTAGTGCAAGTTTTATACCTTCACAGTATAATCATGGGAATCGAACCAACACTTCTGGTAGACCATATGATATCTTTTCAACAGATTTTTCTCCAGATATACCACATATGAACTCCTATCCTGCCAATCGCCAAAATCCTATTTCTCCACCTTCTAGTCGAATAGAAGTCTTACCTGTTGATGCCTATCCTGGCAACTCTAGATCATCTGCAGGTGTCAAATTTATAATTCCTCCAGTGGATTATTTGCCAGACAACAGAAAGAGGCTGGATGCAGTTTATATGTATAGACATGAGATATATGGGCAGCCCTGGAAACAAGATGCTAACCAAAGCCATTTGGGTAATTTACAGAAGTATCCAGCCTTTCAGCCAACACCTATTCAGGACCATAATCTTCCAACTGTTTCCGTGGATAGTCCAATAAGATATAGGACTTCACCAACCTTGGAAGAACATGGTTCAGCACAATATCAATATTCAGGCCCACCAGCCCCTGCCCAACACTACAGAAACCAAAATGATGGGATGTCTATGCATGAATCAGTGCTTCTGTGAGAATCAATCAATGCTAACGAAAGAGCAAGAGCTGAAAACATTAGATATATATTGCTGTGTTTATAATTGTCCAAGTCAGTATTTTATAAAGAATGTGGGCAGTTCATGCAATTCTCTGATAAAGTAGTAACATTATTTCAAAGCAGTTTTAAACTTTGGCTGAAAGGTAGTTGAGTTTTTAAACTTGCATTGAACCTGTTGAAAGGGATCTGATGCACATAAACATAGCAATAGTGGtagagtcatctgcaaattgtgtCTAACACTACCATGTTtctgaaatttaaataatttgcacAGAGCTATGATCTTTCTGCCTAGCAACTGTAACACATTTGCAAGCTGTATTTTGACTGACATTAGAATGCAGTAAGTGTGCTTGTGCAAGTACACAACCATTTACATGGAGAAGAACTAAAGAGACTAAAATGTAGATGCATTTACTCTTGGGCTAGGTTAGTGAAatacttttatttcagtttaattattttctttgtaatttatTTGATAAATGACCCATTCATTTTGGATGGCCTTCCCTGTCTTTGTATACAAACTGCCTCAGTAACCCAGGATCTGATTGAAGTTGGAGAGATACTCTGGGTTGTTAATGTAATCTTACATGGGATGCTATTTCCCAGTTAATCTCCATTCCTTTGGCTGCTATTTTGCCTTTCCCTCAGCCAGAAGGAACAGACAAGCAAAACCATGGAGCCAAAAAGGGTATCACTCTATTCTGGCCCACAAATGGTGCTTAAAATCAGGGCAGTCTGAGCGTAGCAAGTCTTTAGGGTATGGGTGAACTTTCAGCACGGAATCTGTACCTTTGTACCCAAATCCAATGTTGCAAAGCAATGCTTTGTGTTCCCATTTAAGTCCTCTGAACTATTTGAGCACAACGTATACAATGCTAGAAGCAGAAACTGTGTTGCATTCTCATGGTGTGCAGCTTCCCATGGGGTCTAACTTAGCAAACCAGTCATAGTGTGAGCTGGATTACCAAACAGTCCTCTTATTGGTACAAGAGAATTGCCCGTCACTTGAAAATTGGGGGCAGAATATGGGGATTGTGTAGCTATTTTGACCCTCTTTGTGTgacgtagggttgccaaccctgcaGGATTGTCATGGAGTCTCCAGGAGTTAAAGATgaatcttcaattaaagattgtcatgtgatgaaatctccaggaatacatccaaccataATTGGCAAACCTAGTGCTATATGCATGCATTCAGTGCTCTTTCCCACGAGCTCGATAATGTCAGTTCAATGACATGTTTTGCTTTTGCCCTCCTTTTTCCAGAAAGCAATAGGTTCATATCCAGGGTTGGGCAAGTGCTGCTGCACTGTCAGGCTATTGAGAGATTATGCGATGGGCAACCCTGACTGTTAATAAGAAGCTTAATAGACTCtttgtaattaaatatttttttaaattagtgtttGCAGCCTTTTGTACTCTACATTCTCCTCGGCTTTCATccactgtgaaaagaaaaaaattgcagattAAGTGGCGTACTTGGGGTGCAGGCTTGTGAGCTGCTGAATGTAGGAATTACTAAGCACTCtgaactctcactgaagttaatgagagctgAGGGTGACAGGCCTCTTGCAAGACTGAGTCCTTAGAGCTTTTAACAGAAAAGATTTATAATACTTAAATACCAAAACACTGGTAGGTTCTGGGACACTTAAAAATCAGTCTTTGTTTGGGGAGGTTTTTGTCATTTGCATTTTCTTGGGGTGAGTTAGTTGAGTACATTGAACACTAGAAAATAGATAAATTTTTCTGTTAAAGAAGGAGCTGTAGTGCCTATTCTTGCTGCAGGTTAGCCGTCTAGGTTTTAAGGTacaaaagtcaatttaaaaaaaaaatggaagtaaCATTTAGTATATTTCACACACTTCTTTTGTGTATATAATGAGCGGTGTAATTTTTAATGAACTGGgcagttttatattttaaagattgCAAACTGCAGTGAAGTAACAGTAGCTAAGCACTACACTGAAAAACTCTAAACTGAAATTGAGATGATGAATATTACTTGGGCTTACCTTGGTTCTGATTGCTTATAGCAGCTTAGCAATGTATGTATATAATGTGGTTAAGTGTAATAATCACAAAGTTTTAACCATGGTTCTGTGATTCATAATAAATAAAGCTGTACAATTTACTTTGTGCTAGCAGCCTGGGACTGCTCCAAAATATGTATCAACACTAGTAAATACTgtagatttttatatataaaatatatacacactatTTTCTTATGTCATCTGCAACAGTTTTTTAACTGTGTATTCTATTTTGATGTGGTTGCATTTTTAacatgtataataataataatagtagtaataataataataataataaagtctaTGTTGTGTCTTTTTTACCATGTTTGATTATGCTTGTAGGCAAAAGCCATAATTCTGGTCTTCCCTGGAtaaactattattttttaaaaattaatgatatACTCTTGTATAATGTATGCCCTATTTAATTTGTCTGTATGTGTTTTCTTTCAGACTGAGCAATATCAATATAATTCCTAAAATGCCTTGTCATTGTTTCAGAAGTTACAGCGTATTGATTATGGTCTTCTTCATTGCTAAACATAGCCCTCAGTAATGGCTTTAGAAACAAGGAGTCTGAACTGTCATAACTTTCCTGCCCTATTCCAGTGTTCTCACCCTATATCTGTCAACAACAGTGGACTTATTGACATGATAGGCCTATAAAAGTTTACTAATCAgactgaaaaatataattttactaaGGATTTATATAGCAGAGTGATCTGTACTGTGCTAAAGAGAAACTGGCACATCATAGTTTATAGAATAAAAGTCTTATTTATGGGTAAACTTCATCTGCCAATTTAAGGTAAATGCATTGCAAGCATCAAAGGAATTATTCATGTTAGTTACCAAAAAGCTCAATATTACAGGCAACAGTAGGAGACAACTCTATCTGTAGCTTGCAGTAAGAAACAATTCTGCATTGGCTGGTGTATTGGTTTAAATGTCCTGATTGGAGCTTTTCCTTCTCTGCTTTTTATAATTCTAAAACGTGCAAACAATAAATATAGCTCCATAAACAAATTTAGGGCCCATTTTTTCCTTCAGTAACAATggtgaattcagtgggagttgtatcCCCATAATTGAGAGCAGAACTGAGCCTTTATGGTAAAAGTAAAACATATCCCAACATCCctcacaaaaataaatttaaaagtgTCAGCACTGATGCTGAGGCGCTTAGCAGCTCCTGGGCCATGACTTAGGAGAGCTGTCTGAATGTTAGTCAAAAGTACACCCTTGAAGTGAACCACTCAATAATTCCAAAATTAGATTTGAACAGTAAACAACATCAAAATGTCAAAAAGGCAGAACAGCCTGGCGAAGAAGAGAGGTAAATCCCTTTGATTCCCTGTGGAACACATGTACATTTtccaagaagattttttttaaaagattcctaCTCTGAGTTTCACATTATCCTAGATATGACTTTGAAATTGGACTTGcaaattatagattttttttctcccccgtGAGTCCCATTACACTGCCTGCACAGTATATGCCACCAAATGCCCACCTTTTCTTTTCCAGCAGTGTGTATTCTGCTGCCAGTACTTCAGTAAGGAAAAGACCCTTCTTACAGTTCTGTAAACATGGCATGCTTATGAAGATCTGTGAATGTAGCGTACTTAAAGTTTAACATTTTAACCTTCGTGGTTTTCTTAGAGTTTTTCCTTTTTAGGGGATGTCAAGCCAACGCAAATGCTTTTCAATGCACTGTCACAACAAGGAGATAGCTAGATCAATAACAAAAAATCAGAACCATGATGGCAGTAATTTGAACATGGCCTTTAAAATGGTTGCCACATCTAACAGGCATGAGGAAAGAAACTGTTTTGGGGCTGCTTTGTGCcaaaaggaattttttcctgGAACAAAGAACCTGATTTCTCCTGACTTTCTTGGTCCCTCCACTGCCTAGCGTTGACTAGTTTTGTTTGTACTTATATTGTAATGCATCAATAGAAAACCACTCATGCTTTTTACAGGTACAAAAATTAGAGAGTTTGAATCTTCTGAGAACCAACATTTCATCCTCTGGCTTTTGACACTGATTTTGAAATTGGTTTGTTCTGCTTGTGTTGTTTGGGTAGGTCAGACAAAACTAAGGTGTGctgaacttcatttttcttttctcccttcaTTCTGATAACCTCCCTTGACCCATTCTCTGGAGTTTCCTGAACAACTGTGTTCCATTCTTACTCATCTACTGCTATTCATTGGTAATGCTGTCAAGATGGTTAAGACAACAGAGTTTATCATGTGTCTCTTCAGCTTTTTCCAGACAATGTCCAAAGCAAAACTGTATTCTGTGCATTGAATGCATTTATCCCCAGGTCTTAATGATAAAAGTTTTATTTAGGGGCACGGTTACATATTATACATGTTCTAAGCTTCTCTTGTTGTGGAAACTTTTTTTAAGGGGGTTTTAAAGACTTTCTGAAGTGCATgtaagtaagagagagagagtgtgaaatATTGGTGGTAATCTCTGAAGATCATGTTACACTGCAAAAATACAAAAGAGGTAGGGACAAATTCTTTCTTGGATATGTATGCACATTTCCCTTCACCACTCCACTTATTGTCTTTGTTTCATCTTTTTGCCTCCCTCTCTTGCCACTTTAGCTCTGACTGTGATGCCGGTCTGTCTGCTTTTTTTGTCCAAGAACTCTTTTAGAACAGTGGCTAAAATGATGCTGCATAGGGAGACAACACATTAGAGGTGAGATTGGAGTTATGGAAACTGCTAAGGATATTATCTGGGTCTCTCCCTCCATATTTAGCAATGCAGGTGCAATTCAGAAGGGGAATCAACTGGATAAAAGGTATGTCAGCCTTCTTAATGGATATTAAGATATTCAGTATAGTCTGAATTTGCaacgccttttctttttggaagataTGTGTTCAAGATAATTATGAACAGGTGTCTTCCCCACCATGCTCCAAATGCAGTCGACGCAATGGTtatttttattcacaaaaagaactcCAAGTTCAATGAGACAAAATCCAGGTCAAGCCCATGCTTGTCTATTCCTGGTGTTTCCTCTCAAGGGCTGTTCAGCCCACGCCTTTGATCCTCTGTTTTAAGAGCGACATCTGCCTCTGCTAGCAGTTAATGAGCCACCTGCAAAGATTGAATCAGAAAaccatattttaacattttccatcatcatcaccacctACTAGGTAGGGAGGGCCTTTGAGGCAAACAGCCATCCTGTTATACAAACCTTGTAACTGTGGAATCCAGCACAAGCATCAGGTGAAGTGGATACTTAGTGAAGATTATGCCTGAGTACCTGCAATAATTTGAGTTTTGATCATAAGTTGTAAAGAAGAtggcctgaattttcaaaagtgactagcaaTTTTTGGTTGCCTTCAATTTTTGGGAGCCCAACTGGAGACCACCTTTTGGGGACCTGTTTTTCATAACACGCTGAGCACCTACCCTCTGAAATCAGGCACCCTGATGTGCAGGatcattcacttaaaaaaaatcggGCAGTGGGTCCATTTTGGAACCCATGTgagtgtaagggcttgtctacactcaaAACACTGCAGcggtgctgctgtagcacttccgTGAAGACGCTATCTACACTGACAGGAGTTCTCCCATCAGCccaggtactccacctccccaagaggcagtacaAAATtcctccattgacctagcactgtctacccCAGGGGTTAGTTGGCTTAATTGCatctctcagaggtgtggatttttcacaccctgagttgcatagttacaccaacctaatttcctagcaTAGACCAGGCTTAAGTTAGCAGTGTCTGGCCTAATAAATATGTGCATAGTAAAGATTTTCTATACCCAACTGAAcagcatggatttaaaaaaaaactgaaaaccttGGAAGTTTCCTTGAAAGCCACAAATTAATTCCTCTGTAAAGAAACTAATTGTGTTACAAGAGATTAACCTGACACCAACTAATTAGGCAAAGAATCCAGACACGAGATTTAGTGCTTCCTTTCAAGTTCAAGCTTCTTATTCTAACCTTGGATCCCATCCTAGGATAAGCTTCTTATCCTAACCTTGGATCCCATTCACAACTCTGCCCCTTTCAATCATTTGTCTGCCTTCCTTGTTTCATCAGTTCTGCCACTGCTGCCagacctgccctgccctgcccacctgtCTGTCACTCCAACAAATGTCTTCTCTCTAGCTCCTGGATGACCTTTTCTATGATGCACCCTGCCTGCCATTGATTCTAAATACTACCTTCAAGCTCCTCCTCAAGACCCACTGCCTCCACTGACTACAAGAAATCAGCCAATCTGCGACGGCTGGACTGAGGGACAGTTGGAGAAAGTAAATCTCTTTTGGTGATTAtcaaaaaaaatgtatacatGACTTTAAACATATATTAATGGCTGCTTGAAAATACATCTAGTTAATGGTCTCCATGTTCCCCACCTCTTCATGTGTTGCTTGTCATCAAAGGCCACGGATCTTGCAGAAACTTGTGCACCTGCTAGACTTTGTACACcgtgaacagtcccattgactgaCCTGCGTATGTTTTTGCATAATCAAGGCCTTGGGTTGTAAGTTTTTTGGGTCAGGGACCTTGTCTACCTTTCTATGTTTATATAGTGGCTGGCACGGTGCGGGGGGAGGGCAACCGTGACTGGGATAAACCGGGCACATTGCCACTGTGGAAATATTTAATAAGTAGATGCAAGCTCAGCAGGAAATAAATAGCTTATTTTAGCTGTAGAATTAGGAAACTCGCTGCTACAGTCAGTAACTAATTTGCAAATAAGGGAGTTCGTCCACTCTTCATAACTGTACCTAAACCTTTGTTGCTATAAAACATGATATTGCTACATAGCACACTATTACAAAATGTGTTAATAGAAACATCATCTGATGCTCTTTCTCTGCAGTCAAACTACTAAGCTGGTAACTTAAAttccatttccagcaattgtTTTACCAGTGTTTTCAACTCTCACTGGGCAAGCCTATATTCATAAACAATCAAACGAGTGCCTTGTATGCATTCATGGCTGTTCAGAtagtaaattttgtttttttatggaaAGGCACAAAGAGGTATTCAATTTTAATCATTTTCCTCCACCGTCCCTCCTTGGACAGTCCAAGTTTTGCCCAGGCATTAATGGGAATGATAAGACTTTTGTTGAATGCTGCATAGTTCCTCCATTATTTTAACTTTCACGGGCTCTAAAATTGCTGAAACTCGTACCATTC
Proteins encoded in this window:
- the USP6NL gene encoding USP6 N-terminal-like protein isoform X2 is translated as MNSDAEQDAAIKLAQERAEIFAKYDKGREGAQIEPWEDADYLLYKVTDRFGFLHSEELPFHDAAIERQKHLEIERTTKWLKMLKSWEKYKNSEKFHRRIYKGIPLQLRGEVWCLLLDVPKMKEEMKDFYNKLKHRARGSSPDIRQIDLDVNRTYRDHIMFRDRYGVKQQSLFHVLAAYSIYNTEVGYCQGMSQITALLLMYMNEEDAFWALVKLLSGPKHAMHGFFVPGFPKLLRFQEHHEKILKKFLSKLKQHFDSQEISTSFYTMKWFFQCFLDRTPFTLTLRIWDIYILEGERVLTAMSYTILKLHRKHLLKLQMEELVEFLQETLSKDFFLEDDFVIEQLQNSMSELKRAKVDLPAAGKEDEFPKKPLGQIPLEPQPAMLNLTRMLNGQSNTSISRTQTARRTERRLSPEKVQENSPNNRRRINLLERKPSLKQQKPGPVDQSGLSKNDVNIRKKPQSTVQDNSRQYNNAAANQNSNATSDSRREFVPKWNKPSDIKVIEKTTKLTVEIKGRSVNHAISGTPPSPGKSQPLNVKQKMRDLDVDEGKRGSNASQYDNIPGVDHENPVEEMLERAHPQIPRNVTYSSSPRKQGAKIPGPLKISNNYAISSQPRSPRYSSQSDGSDHRSSVKQPPPSYSNPSMYHGNTPKHASSAISASFIPSQYNHGNRTNTSGRPYDIFSTDFSPDIPHMNSYPANRQNPISPPSSRIEVLPVDAYPGNSRSSAGVKFIIPPVDYLPDNRKRLDAVYMYRHEIYGQPWKQDANQSHLGNLQKYPAFQPTPIQDHNLPTVSVDSPIRYRTSPTLEEHGSAQYQYSGPPAPAQHYRNQNDGMSMHESVLL
- the USP6NL gene encoding USP6 N-terminal-like protein isoform X1 — encoded protein: MIQVLQIVKELVLPAKHRTDAVKKDSDAEQDAAIKLAQERAEIFAKYDKGREGAQIEPWEDADYLLYKVTDRFGFLHSEELPFHDAAIERQKHLEIERTTKWLKMLKSWEKYKNSEKFHRRIYKGIPLQLRGEVWCLLLDVPKMKEEMKDFYNKLKHRARGSSPDIRQIDLDVNRTYRDHIMFRDRYGVKQQSLFHVLAAYSIYNTEVGYCQGMSQITALLLMYMNEEDAFWALVKLLSGPKHAMHGFFVPGFPKLLRFQEHHEKILKKFLSKLKQHFDSQEISTSFYTMKWFFQCFLDRTPFTLTLRIWDIYILEGERVLTAMSYTILKLHRKHLLKLQMEELVEFLQETLSKDFFLEDDFVIEQLQNSMSELKRAKVDLPAAGKEDEFPKKPLGQIPLEPQPAMLNLTRMLNGQSNTSISRTQTARRTERRLSPEKVQENSPNNRRRINLLERKPSLKQQKPGPVDQSGLSKNDVNIRKKPQSTVQDNSRQYNNAAANQNSNATSDSRREFVPKWNKPSDIKVIEKTTKLTVEIKGRSVNHAISGTPPSPGKSQPLNVKQKMRDLDVDEGKRGSNASQYDNIPGVDHENPVEEMLERAHPQIPRNVTYSSSPRKQGAKIPGPLKISNNYAISSQPRSPRYSSQSDGSDHRSSVKQPPPSYSNPSMYHGNTPKHASSAISASFIPSQYNHGNRTNTSGRPYDIFSTDFSPDIPHMNSYPANRQNPISPPSSRIEVLPVDAYPGNSRSSAGVKFIIPPVDYLPDNRKRLDAVYMYRHEIYGQPWKQDANQSHLGNLQKYPAFQPTPIQDHNLPTVSVDSPIRYRTSPTLEEHGSAQYQYSGPPAPAQHYRNQNDGMSMHESVLL
- the USP6NL gene encoding USP6 N-terminal-like protein isoform X3 codes for the protein MLKSWEKYKNSEKFHRRIYKGIPLQLRGEVWCLLLDVPKMKEEMKDFYNKLKHRARGSSPDIRQIDLDVNRTYRDHIMFRDRYGVKQQSLFHVLAAYSIYNTEVGYCQGMSQITALLLMYMNEEDAFWALVKLLSGPKHAMHGFFVPGFPKLLRFQEHHEKILKKFLSKLKQHFDSQEISTSFYTMKWFFQCFLDRTPFTLTLRIWDIYILEGERVLTAMSYTILKLHRKHLLKLQMEELVEFLQETLSKDFFLEDDFVIEQLQNSMSELKRAKVDLPAAGKEDEFPKKPLGQIPLEPQPAMLNLTRMLNGQSNTSISRTQTARRTERRLSPEKVQENSPNNRRRINLLERKPSLKQQKPGPVDQSGLSKNDVNIRKKPQSTVQDNSRQYNNAAANQNSNATSDSRREFVPKWNKPSDIKVIEKTTKLTVEIKGRSVNHAISGTPPSPGKSQPLNVKQKMRDLDVDEGKRGSNASQYDNIPGVDHENPVEEMLERAHPQIPRNVTYSSSPRKQGAKIPGPLKISNNYAISSQPRSPRYSSQSDGSDHRSSVKQPPPSYSNPSMYHGNTPKHASSAISASFIPSQYNHGNRTNTSGRPYDIFSTDFSPDIPHMNSYPANRQNPISPPSSRIEVLPVDAYPGNSRSSAGVKFIIPPVDYLPDNRKRLDAVYMYRHEIYGQPWKQDANQSHLGNLQKYPAFQPTPIQDHNLPTVSVDSPIRYRTSPTLEEHGSAQYQYSGPPAPAQHYRNQNDGMSMHESVLL